The Panulirus ornatus isolate Po-2019 chromosome 5, ASM3632096v1, whole genome shotgun sequence genome includes a window with the following:
- the LOC139748781 gene encoding uncharacterized protein: MGSHQVPWLLVLTFSLCWGCQVETVHESDTSRIIHHDDASFKKAITVAPYNPLVLSSHKILERAQHSSTSNHNTENRVSEIKLLHSAAAAAGSEDENARQRGRRKQEKHVRILKLQKTREVLVSTADEASSLGQMLVTVVMAELRECALVVAYDAGYSRHPVLQHLLLLHNPRQVVYINTTEDLTRIIWTSSMCRGYFFLLDDPEPLLTFVKDNQDTWDYGGRHILVVPSLKYLEAFTDTLIGKKTEHIVGVVKLS, encoded by the exons ATGGGATCTCATCAGGTGCCTTGGTTGCTGGTCCTCACCTTCTCATTGTGCTGGGGATGCCAAGTGGAAACTGTACATGAGTCTGACACCAGCAGGATCATTCACCATGACGATGCTTCATTCAAAAAGGCCATAACAGTAGCTCCTTATAATCCTTTGGTCTTATCAAGTCACAAAATATTGGAAAGAGCACAACACAGTTCTACTAGTAACCATAACACTGAGAACCGAGTCTCAGAAATTAAACTGTTgcattcagcagcagcagcagcaggcagcgaGGATGAAAACGCTAGACAAAGGGGCAGAAGAAAGCAGGAAAAGCATGTTAGAATTCTGAAACTACAGAAAACGAGAGAAGTTTTGGTGTCGACTGCAGATGAAGCTTCATCACTGGGTCAGATGTTGGTAACTGTGGTCATGGCAGAGCTCAGGGAATGTGCTCTGGTGGTGGCTTACGATGCTGGCTACAGTAGACACCCTGTACTGCAGCACCTACTTCTCCTGCACAACCCACGACAG GTGGTGTACATCaacacaacagaagacctgaccaGGATAATCTGGACATCGTCAATGTGTCGTGGTTACTTCTTCCTGCTGGACGATCCTGAACCATTGCTGACCTTCGTCAAGGACAATCAGGATACATGGGACTACGGTGGCAG ACACATTTTGGTTGTACCTTCACTAAAGTACCTGGAAGCGTTTACAGACACGCTCATCGGAAAGAAAACAGAACATATCGTTGGAGTAGTGAAGTTAAGTTGA